One window from the genome of Podospora pseudocomata strain CBS 415.72m chromosome 6, whole genome shotgun sequence encodes:
- a CDS encoding hypothetical protein (EggNog:ENOG503NVTT; CAZy:AA1; COG:Q), whose translation MLWSPVIGFNMSGNDDQSLLRPSASNIIFDSEKDRDLNYAGRDSISSVEDEKHDADEYSKLQTPGHELSTSREEQPAAATWLLICRRILLGVEWVLVWAFLVFLLTFIKAFIMAAWKLSSSIPLDKLVNTTELNLQTGFKVESGKQRLREYEFDVTRRREAPSGVWKKMVLVNGQSPGPLIEVNTGDIVRVKVNNLIWDESTTIHWHGIHQRNTTWMDGVAGISQCAIPPGKSFTYEFEIIDQRGTFWYHAHSKVQYTDGLYGPIVVHDPDERLPPDVDIAAERTVFMGGSFHAYGEDLLESYLQLSSAWSPSMPGVEPLPDVILINGLAAFTNCNLTSSTWPSFMPPICEPSSRQFTTPMPNTTTRPRLINHSSFTSLYFTIDSHPYLTIIEIDGVEVEPITVPGIHLNIGQRYSVLVSPIHSTTTGSFVMRATIPKSCFLPYVPYTSEILESVNHQGTALLSYSPNPNSSLPQNIKPVVNIPQNCTNLPFNLPVPIRKMAAFPPDTAHPSRNTHEINFQFQQAGPVNRILINKTSYSPLPHSAQLWLSLPQTLDSDSDPGSYNNYNFPLNQQVLLLPGPNKTVQIAINSRDIMEHPFHLHGHTFQIVAWGPGEFSGGTNPYTTWNLPNPMRRDTLTIPGLSHVVIRFLADNPGIWALHCHVAWHMEAGMLLTFLERPDDLKHLVHDMSPSTTQLSRSFCSDYR comes from the exons ATGCTATGGTCTCCGGTGATTGGTTTCAACATGTCGGGAAACGATGATCAAAGTCTTTTGCGCCCTTCCGCTTCCAACATCATTTTCGACAGTGAAAAGGACCGCGATTTAAACTATGCCGGCAGGGACTCGATTTCTTCAGTGGAGGACGAGAAACATGATGCCGATGAGTACTCGAAGCTGCAAACACCCGGCCATGAACTATCGACATCGAGAGAGGAACAACCAGCAGCGGCGACGTGGCTACTTATATGCCGGAGAATCCTGTTAGGGGTTGAATGGGTATTGGTATGGGCATTTCTGGTCTTCTTACTGACATTCATCAAGGCATTCATCATGGCAGCGTGGAAGCTATCAAGCTCTATACCACTGGATAAACTGGTGAACACCACTGAGCTCAATTTGCAGACCGGTTTCAAGGTCGAGTCTGGGAAGCAGAGGCTGAGGGAATATGAGTTCGATGTCACTCGCAGGCGGGAGGCTCCGTCAGGGGtgtggaagaagatggtgcTCGTTAATGGGCAAAGTCCAGGGCCGCTTATCGAGGTCAACACGGGTGACATTGTGAGAGTCAAGGTCAACAATCTCATCTGGGACGAAAGCACGACCATACACTGGCATGGGATCCATCAACGAAACACCACCTGGATGGATGGCGTGGCAGGGATATCTCAGTGTGCGATACCACCCGGCAAGAGCTTCACATACGAGTTTGAAATCATCGACCAGCGAGGCACGTTCTGGTATCACGCTCATTCCAAAGTTCAATACACCGACGGCCTCTACGGACCGATCGTAGTCCACGACCCAGACGAGAGACTGCCCCCTGACGTCGACATCGCGGCAGAAAGAACAGTCTTCATGGGAGGCAGCTTCCACGCCTACGGGGAGGACCTGTTGGAAAGCTACCTCCAGCTCTCCTCAGCATGGTCCCCGTCAATGCCAGGCGTCGAACCCCTTCCCgacgtcatcctcatcaacggcCTCGCCGCCTTCACAAACTGCAACCTCACCTCGTCAACCTGGCCATCATTCATGCCCCCGATCTGTGAACCCTCCAGCAGGCagttcaccacccccatgcccaacaccaccacccgcccccgCTTAATCAACCACTCCTCCTTCACATCCCTCTACTTCACAATTGACTCCCACCCTTACCTGACCATCATCGAGATCGACGGGGTAGAAGTCGAGCCGATCACCGTTCCAGGAATCCATCTCAACATCGGCCAGCGGTACTCCGTCCTCGTCTCCCCAATtcactccaccaccaccggatCTTTCGTCATGAGAGCCACTATACCAAAATCGTGTTTCCTCCCTTATGTCCCATACACGAGCGAAATACTCGAAAGCGTCAACCACCAAGGCACAGCCCTCTTATCCtactccccaaaccccaactcatccctcccccaaaacataAAGCCGGTGGTGAACATCCCACAGAACTGCACCAACCTCCCATTTaacctccccgtcccaaTCCGCAAAATGGCCGCCTTCCCACCAGACACGGCACACCCCTCGAGAAACACCCACGAGATCAACTTTCAGTTTCAGCAAGCCGGGCCAGTGAATAGGATCTTAATCAACAAG ACCTcctactcccccctcccccacagcGCCCAACTCTggctatccctcccccagACCCTTGACTCCGACTCCGACCCCGGCAGctacaacaactacaacttccccctcaaccaacaagtcctcctcctccccggcccAAACAAGACAGTCCAGATAGCAATCAACAGCCGCGACATAATGGAGCACCCTTTCCATCTTCA CGGGCACACCTTCCAAATTGTAGCCTGGGGCCCAGGCGAGTTCTCCGGTGGCACAAACCCCTACACAACATGgaacctccccaaccccatgcGCCGCGACACCCTAACCATCCCAGGCCTCTCCCACGTCGTGATCCGCTTCCTGGCCGACAACCCCGGTATCTGGGCTCTTCACTGCCACGTAGCTTG GCACATGGAAGCAGGCATgctcctcaccttcctcgaACGCCCCGACGACCTAAAGCACCTCGTCCACGACATGAGCCCATCCACCACACAACTCTCCAGAAGCTTTTGCTCCGATTACAGGTAG
- the SRP68 gene encoding signal recognition particle subunit srp68 (EggNog:ENOG503NWNZ; COG:U): MSKISPTPVSVLTPLPVTSWARASTQVTTPATSTTGTAGMDITKFVVSHREKALLYGGYSTYHTSLSKKILNCRKKLNIATKKRGTFHPRNQVTAEQVAEDHVYIHLQLLTAERTWADAMAVKAAHSVETKGIGGKTRSHIVSRLEKGARTAEQLAEVLTQTASGASSVDILEARAYAALLRGAALFEKQHWEPCLKSYSVARIIYSALSTSAKNDIFKDLLSETIDPSIRYAAYQAQIPRTQPIAEIALKYFQHAGPELAAHIEKQNPAILQHTDADAKQGTGGAPATLTWRGREVKIEDAAIAIAWAAVGAEKAKLADQLSSAGSLAPRELAGAYDDILVASQDAVDATKQAIDELKSEGVPQSDSRMQSLQITRTAVNYEMISWRIGRNRALIGQDDGARLDFGAPSKKKKKQEQEQEQAEEALEQKGRDLTPGRQIAKLKEKVVLYDGILQSVESIKELPGVANDQELSAQLEATSQYFTALKCLAISRSHAIAGNTVNALALVKHALDQCTAALPALSGSDDGKPAPRNIQVTNQHAGLLRDILGGELQRSRALVEIHSLNKSASASQTAGAGKPLSSQLFNYPTGGVDLNNIVTYPPRLEPIPVKPLFLDVAWNYIEYPAKQQQQQQQQQQQQRPAAAVQDKSKGTEKEPEPEAKPQKRGWFGFGR; the protein is encoded by the exons ATGTCAAAAATTAGCCCCACTCCTGTGTCGGTGCTAACACCGTTACCCGTTACCTCCTGGGCCAGAGCCTCAACACAAGTCACCACACCGGCGACATCGACGACAGGGACAGCCGGGATGGATATCACCAAGTTTGTCGTTTCCCACCGGGAGAAGGCCCTTCTCTACGGCGGCTACTCTACCTACCATACCTCGCTCTCCAAAAAGATACTCAACTGCCGCAAGAAGCTGAACATTGCGACGAAGAAACGGGGCACATTTCACCCCAGGAACCAGGTCACTGCTGAACAGGTTGCCGAGGACCATGT CTATatccacctccagcttctgaCAGCCGAACGAACATGGGCCGATGCCATGGCCGTCAAGGCGGCGCACTCGGTTGAGACGAAGGGCATTGGTGGAAAGACCCGGTCGCATATTGTTTCTCGTCTGGAAAAGGGAGCTCGAACTGCCGAACAGCTGGCCGAAGTTCTCACCCAAACCGCGAGCGGCGCGAGCTCTGTCGACATCCTCGAGGCCCGCGCATATGCTGCTTTGCTCAGGGGTGCTGCGCTATTTGAGAAACAGCACTGGGAGCCTTGCCTGAAGAGCTACTCCGTCGCCCGTATCATCTACAGTGCGCTTTCTACCTCGGCCAAAAACGACATCTTCAAAGACCTCCTGTCCGAAACCATCGACCCGTCGATTCGGTATGCTGCCTACCAAGCCCAGATCCCACGGACGCAGCCCATTGCCGAAATTGCGCTAAAGTACTTCCAACATGCTGGCCCAGAGCTCGCGGCGCACATTGAGAAACAGAATCCCGCCATTTTGCAACACACTGATGCGGATGCGAAGCAGGGAACTGGAGGCGCTCCTGCAACGCTCACCTGGCGTGGACGTGAGGTCAAGATTGAGGACGCTGCAATCGCTATTGCTTGGGCTGCGGTGGGTGCGGAAAAGGCAAAGCTGGCTGACCAGCTGTCGTCAGCCGGGTCCTTGGCTCCCAGAGAGCTAGCTGGGGCATATGATGATATCTTGGTGGCAAGCCAGGATGCTGTTGATGCTACCAAGCAGGCCATCGATGAGCTCAAGTCTGAGGGTGTCCCACAGAGCGATTCTCGCATGCAGAGCCTCCAGATCACCAGGACTGCTGTCAATTACGAAATGATCAGCTGGCGCATTGGACGCAATCGTGCCTTGATTGGTCAGGACGATGGAGCGCGGTTGGACTTTGGTGCCCCtagcaagaaaaagaagaagcaagagcaagagcaagagcaagCCGAGGAGGCTCTCGAGCAAAAGGGCAGAGATCTCACCCCTGGCAGACAGATTGCcaagttgaaggagaaggtcgTGTTGTACGACGGTATCCTTCAGAGTGTCGAGTCTATCAAGGAGCTGCCTGGTGTTGCAAACGACCAGGAGCTTTCCGCTCAGCTCGAGGCCACATCGCAATACTTTACCGCTCTTAA GTGCCTCGCTATATCCAGATCTCATGCCATTGCTGGAAATACCGTCAACGCACTTGCCTTGGTCAAGCATGCGCTTGATCAGTGTACCGCCGCCCTTCCAGCTCTGTCTggcagtgatgatggcaagCCAGCGCCAAGGAACATTCAAGTCACGAACCAACACGCTGGGTTGCTTCGAGACATTCTCGGTGGGGAGCTTCAGCGGTCCCGCGCTCTGGTTGAGATTCACAGCTTGAACAAGTCGGCGAGTGCTTCGCAGACCGCCGGCGCTGGTAAACCGCTGTCTTCCCAGCTCTTCAACTACCCAACAGGCGGTGTCGATCTGAACAACATTGTCACTTATCCTCCTCGACTTGAGCCTATCCCTGTCAAGCCCCTGTTTTTGGATGTTGCGTGGAACTACATCGAGTATCCcgccaaacaacaacaacaacaacagcaacaacaacaacaacaacgcccagCGGCTGCTGTTCAGGATAAGAGCAAGGGGACGGAGAAGGAGCCAGAACCAGAAGCAAAGCCACAGAAGAGGGGCTGGTTTGGTTTTGGAAGGTGA